AGTTGCAGAAACTAACCTAGAAAAGGCAAAAACCGCTATTAATCCTAGTAATGCTCCTGTGACTGTAGCTTTAGAAAAGATTAAGCAAGAACAAGCACAAGGTGAAGCTACCTTAGCTGCTTTGAAAAAAGAAAGAGAGACTCTGCTCCAGCAACGCTTAGAATTTCAAAAGCAACTCGATCACACTCGTAAAGAACTACAACAAGTAGAAAGTGACCTGAATCAAAGTGTGATGCGATCGCCAATCGCAGGTACTTTACTGCAACTGAATCTTCGTAATCCTGGACAGGTAGTGCAACCTGGGGAAGCTATTGCTCAAATTGCTCCCCTCAACGCCCCAGTTGTGATTAAAGCGCAAGTGCCAGCTAAAGACATTGATAAGGTAAAATCCGGTCAACAAGTGCAGATGCAGGTTTCTGCTTGCCCCTATCCAGACTTTGGCACACTTCACGGCACTGTCAAAACAGTTTCACCAGATGCCGTACCAGTTGAAAAAAATACCCAAGCTCAAAGTGTTCCACAAGTAGCAGCCTATGGGGTAATTATTGAGCCGCAAACTTCGTATGTGGGTAGAGGCGATCGCCAGTGTCATCTTCAATCTGGCATGGAGGGTAGAGCTGATATTATTTCCCGTCGAGAAACCGTACTTCAGTTCATTCTCAGAAAAGCCAGATTAATTGCGGATTCTTAATTAGTTGGGGCATAGAGTAGAGACGCGATTATACTCTTGCGAGAAGCCGCTCTTCGAGCGTCTACGCGTCTGTACAAGAGTTAGGAATTAGTATTTTTCTCCCTCATACCCAATCCCCAGTCCCTAGTACCCAGAATAGGTTTATCAACCATGTTTGATGTATTCAAACCCCGAAAGAATTATCAGTGTGTTTCGCAGTTAAGTGAGGAAGACTGCGGGGCAGCTTGTCTAGCTTCGATTTCCAAGTATTACGGACGTTTTTTAAGCATCACTAAAAGCCGAGAAGCAGTAGGTACTGGGCAACTAGGAACAACTTTACTAGGTCTCAAACGTGGATGTGAGACGCTAGGTTTTAATGCTAGAGCAGTCAAAGCTGCACCAGCGATCATAGACAGAATTAAAGAAATAACCTTACCTGCGATTATTCATTGGCATGGCTACCACTGGGTTGTTTTATACGACAAGCGTGGCAGTAAGTACGTAATTGCCGACCCATCTGTAGGTATCCGCTATGTCAGCCGAGAAGAGTTAACAACGGCTTGGAATGGGGTAATGCTCTTACTAGAGCCAGATACAGAACGCTTTACTAACCAGCCCGAAGAACAAGCTAAAGGTGGCTTAGGGCGTTTTTTAGCCCGTATCTTGCCCTATCGTGGACTACTAACTCAGGTTTTGATGATCAATGTTGTCTTGGGTCTACTCGCTCTAGGCACTCCCGTATTGATACAACTGCTCACAGATGATGTCTTGGTACGTGGAGATACTCAGCTACTTACAGTTGTGATTACAGCTGTTATTGTGATGAGTTTGTTCAGCAGTAGTCTGCAAGTATTGCAAGCCATCATGATTGCTCATTTTGGTCAACGGTTGCAATTGGGGCTAGTCTTAGAATTTGGGCGAAAAATTCTTCAACTGCCCTTAAGTTACTACGAAGCTCGGCGTAGTGGCGAAATTACTAGCCGGTTGAGAGATATTAATGAAATTAACCAGTTAGTATCGCAGATTGTAGTTCTTTTACCCAGTCAGTTTTTTATTGCGGTAGTTTCTTTCTGCTTGATGCTGTTTTATAGCTGGAAACTAACATTAGCAGTCATTCTGTTTGCTGTTTTGATGACCCTATCTACCCTACCTTTTTTACCCATTCTTCAACAAAAGACTCGTAGTCTGTTGGTATTGGGGTCGGAAAATCAAGGCGTTTTAGTAGAAACGTTTAAAGGCGCACAGGTAATCAAAACCACAAATGCCGCTCCACAATTTTGGGATGAATTCCAAAGTCGATTTGGTCGCTT
This region of Nostoc sp. UHCC 0302 genomic DNA includes:
- a CDS encoding peptidase domain-containing ABC transporter, with the protein product MFDVFKPRKNYQCVSQLSEEDCGAACLASISKYYGRFLSITKSREAVGTGQLGTTLLGLKRGCETLGFNARAVKAAPAIIDRIKEITLPAIIHWHGYHWVVLYDKRGSKYVIADPSVGIRYVSREELTTAWNGVMLLLEPDTERFTNQPEEQAKGGLGRFLARILPYRGLLTQVLMINVVLGLLALGTPVLIQLLTDDVLVRGDTQLLTVVITAVIVMSLFSSSLQVLQAIMIAHFGQRLQLGLVLEFGRKILQLPLSYYEARRSGEITSRLRDINEINQLVSQIVVLLPSQFFIAVVSFCLMLFYSWKLTLAVILFAVLMTLSTLPFLPILQQKTRSLLVLGSENQGVLVETFKGAQVIKTTNAAPQFWDEFQSRFGRFANLTFSTIQIGIINGTIAKLLATLGGVILLGLGSVLVIQGEITIGQMLAFNTLQVNVLNFIDSLVSLADDYVRSQTAISRLLEVIDATPEVIGGSPKPVAKISEDADIRFSHIQFHHAGRVDLLEDFSLKLPGGKVIALIGQSGCGKSTLAKLMAGLYEPNSGNIRIGFYNIQDLSLECLRQQVVYVPQEPHFWSRSILDNFRLGTPYISFEEVVKACEIADAEGFISQLPNKYQTVLGEFGANLSGGQRQRLAIARGILTNPPVLVLDEATAGLDPISESHVLNRLLEYRKGRTTILITHRPSVINRADWIVLLDKGQVQLQGTLDTFLSQQGEHLKFLSL